Below is a window of Picosynechococcus sp. PCC 7002 DNA.
TGCCTTAGATTTGAATTTAATCGCCCGGAGACCGACCCCCGCGCGGTTTTGCAGGCGGAATCGTCCCACGGGCACCCGCTTGCCGAAGCCTTTTGTGGTTACGGCAATCACCCAAGGCCCCTGGTCAACATTTTCGGTGACTTCTTCGTTATCGTCTTCGTCTTCTGCTGTATCCGCAGCGGCGATCGCCGCCGTAATTTGAGACGACACAATATCCATACTTACCAATTTGTCATCGTCGGATTTGAGTTTCATCGCCCGCACGCCTCTCGTAGAACGGCCCAAGGGACGTAACTGGTTATGGTCAGCCTGGAAGTGGATCGCCATCCCTTCACTACTGGCCACAATGATGCTGTCCTCCTGTCGCGCGAGGCGTACCCAACGGAGTTCATCGCCATCTTCGAGGGAAATGGCAATTAGACCGTTCGAGCGAATTTTGGCAAAGGCAGACAGGGCGGTTTTTTTGATGTAGCCGTTCTGGGTGAGCATGACGAGGTATTCATCTTCGGTAAACTCACTCACTGCCAGCATCGCTGTAATTTTTTCATCCTTCGGGATGGGGAGCAGTTGAATGGCTGGTAAACCTCTGGCCGTGCGGGAACTCTGGGGAATTTGGTAAGCGCTTAGAGAATAAACGACGCCGCGCTCCGTAAAGAACAGCACATGGTCGTGATCGCAGCAGGTGAGGAAGTGATCGACGCCATCGTCTTCCTTCATTTTGGTGGCGGCTTTGCCGCGAGTGGCGCGGTTTTGGGCGTCAAAGGTGGCCACAGGCATGCGTTTGATATAGCCCTGTTCGGTGAGCAAAATAGCTGCTTGCTCATTGGCAATTAGGTCAATATCCTGGAGATCGCCGTCATCCAAGACCAATTCTGTGCGGCGATCGCTCTGGTGGATAGTCTTAATTTCGGTGAGCTCTGCTTCGATAATCGCGTAAACCCGTTCCCGACGCGCCAAAATATCTTCGAGATCCGTAATCTTCAGCAAGAGATCCTGGTGTTCTGCTTCGATTTTGTCCGCTTCTAGGGCCGTGAGGCGACGCAATTGCATCTGTAAAATGGCGTCGGCCTGGGCTTGGCTGAGGTTGTAGCCGTCCATTAACCCTTGACGGGCGATCGCCGTATCCGCTGCCTGACGAATTAAGTGAATCACCGCATCGAGATTATCGAGGGCAATGAGTAATCCCTGGAGAATGTGATCCCGTTCCTGGGCCTTGCGCAGTTCATAGCGGGTGCGCCGGGTAATCACTTCCACCCGGAAATCCAAGAATACCTGGAGGAATTGCTTCAGATTGAGCAGTTGGGGTTCGCCGTTCACCAGGGCCAGCATATTCGCGCCAAAATTGGCCTGGAGAGGCGTGTGTTTATACAGATTATTTAAAACAACACGGGGATAAGCATCGCGCTTGAGTTCGATGACAATCCGCATCCCTTGGCGATCGCTTTCATCGCGGATATCAGAGATGCCATCAATTTTCTTGTCGTTGACCATATCGGCAATGCGTTCGATCAGCGCCGCTTTGTTGGTCTGGTAGGGCAGTTGGGTGACGATAATTGCTTCTTTTTCCCGGCCATTTTGGCGGAGCGTTTCAATTTCTGCGACTCCCCGCATGGTGATCGAACCCCGACCCGTCATGTAGGCATCTTTAATCCCCGAACGACCGAGAATCTGTGCCCCCGTCGGAAAATCAGGGGCCGGAATAAATTGCATTAATTCTTTGATCGTGATCTCAGGGTTATGGATGAGTGCCGTCACCCCATCAATAATTTCCCCAAGATTATGGGGCGGGATATTGGTCGCCATCCCCACCGCAATCCCCGAAGAACCATTCACCAAAAGCTGGGGAATCCGAGAAGGGAGAACAACGGGTTCCTGTTGAGAGCCATCGAAGTTATCCGCAAAATCAACGGTTTCTGATTCGATATCCCGCAGCAGGGCGTTGGTCGCTAAAGACTGGAGCCGACATTCGGTGTAACGCATGGCCGCCGCTGGGTCGTTATCAATGGAGCCAAAATTACCGTGGCCATTGATCAGCGGGTCTCGCATGGAAAAATCTTGGGCCATGCGCACCAGGGCATCATAGACCGCTGTATCCCCGTGGGGGTGATATTTACCGAGGACTTCCCCCACGACCCGGGCACATTTCCGGAAAGGGCGATCTGGGGTCAAACCCAATTCATACATCGCATACAAAATACGACGGTGTACGGGTTTTAAGCCATCCCGTGCATCGGGTAACGCCCGCCCCACAATCACACTCATGGCGTACTCTAGGTACGAGCGTGACATTTCATTGCTTAAATCGGTGGGAATAATGCGCTCCTGGGGGGAGGTCATAGGATTTCGGCTCCGCTAGGTCAAAAAAGGTTAAAAACCAGAGAAAAAGACGTTAAGGAAGATTATTTTGCGTTTTTTAACTGGATTTTTTCGGTCAAATAGACTCCTATTTTACCACAGTCTTTGGGGCATAAACTGGCTCAGGAAAAGGCTTTGGGCCTAGGGGAGATTGGGCGCAAGGCTGCTTAAACCCTGGCGGGGCGTCCATTGAATCGTGCCGTCGGTTTCGCTCCAGTAAACGATGCGATTGGGGGCCAAAAAATGACCCTGGGGAGAGCCAATGGCGATCGCCTTTTGGGGTTTGAGGGTCTGCCAGATTTTGAAATCGAGATCAGCGGCCTTTGCAATGAGAATGGCTGGATTCCACTGGGCGATAAAGTCGGCGTCGGCGGTTTGTTTGCTGAGGAGATAAAAAGCTTGGCCTTGGAGACGAATTTCTAAAATATGCAAATCTTCCTGGAGGAGTTGCAAGCGGATCGGGCCGAAGCGTTTCGGTTCGAGGGGGCGGAGGATTGTAACCTTATCTGGAGATTGAGGGAGTGAAAAACGCTGTTTGATAGGCAGTTCACCGGAAAAATCAACGGTTTGGGCGGCGGGGTCGGGGGGCGTCAGGGAAAGCAAGCCATCAATTTGATTGAGGCCGCTGCGACGCAGGAAGGGTTCGAGGGTATATTCCCAAAATCCAGGGGAACCGACATTAATTACCAGGGTTTTACCGCCCGCTTGAGCGACAATTATAGGGGTTTGGCGATCGCCAAAAATCGTCACTTGAGTGGTATTGAAGTGACGATAAACCAGCACTGTAACGAAAAGGATTAGTAAACCGCCGATGAGGGGCCTGGCCTGTTTTTGGGCCCAGGGAGAGCGCCAAATCAACAGCATCACTCCATAGAAAACAAGCAGTTGCGGCAAAGGTAGCGCGGCGACACTCGCTTGGCTCCCAGGCAACGCCACAACCTGTTCCACGAGCCAAATCATCCCCCGTAAAGGCCAACCCAGCCCATAGGCGATCGCCCCACCGAGTTCTGGGATTAATAGACCGACGGCACCGCTGACCATACCGCCCAAACTGACTAGGCCAATGACGGGCGATAGCACAATGCTGGTGGGGATCGAGTAGGTGGCGATCACATTAAATTTGTAGGCCAGTAAGGGTAATGTCCAAATACTGGCGGCCATGGGAATGGCGATCGCCGTTGCCACCGTTGGGGGAAGAAAATCTAGCTTTTTTTGAAGTGGCTCTAGGGTCGTAAATAGGCCAAAGGTTGCCAGAAAACTGAGTTGAAAGCCCAAGTCCCAAAGCCATAGCGGTTTAATCAGGAGTAACACCGTTGCCGTCATTAGCAAAAGACCAATGGGCTTGACCTTGCGATCAAGTACTAGGGCCACTAAACCCCCCATCCCCATTAAGGCCGCCCGGAGAATCGAAGCCTGGAAACCCGTCAGCAGCACGTAACCAAGTAAAGTTCCTGCCGCGCCATAGAATTGTGTTTTCTCTTCTTGATTTCGTAGGAGCCACAGCACGACCCCCAACAACAGCGACACATGGAACCCAGACGCGGCGACGGTATAGGCCAAGCCCGCTTTGACCCACAAATCATAAATTTCGGGGTCTAAATTGGTGGTCTGACGCCCCAACACCATAGAACTGAGCAAGCTAGCGGGTTTGTCTGGTAAAAATTCCCGATGACTCCGTTGAATCCGTTGGCGCAGTATTTCTGTGAGCGACTCTTCCCGTCGGGTTAATGCCGCTTCCCAAGCACTAAAACCCAGAAAAGTATTGTTTTGGCGTAGGTAATCCGGAAAACTGAAGGCAAATTTATTTTGGGGCGGTTGGGGTTTGTATAAACGCCCTGTCAACTGGAGGCGATCGCCAAGCTTAAATTGAGAAAAATCTCCGCTTAACGTGACATATAAATTTTCTTTTTGAGGAGCAACATTTTGCCCTAGGTTTACATTTTGCACCCGAAACCAAAACCGTTGTTTATTTGGCTCTTGTGTGGTGATGGAGCGGTAAATTTGCCCTTGGATTTCTACAGGACTTTGTAATAAACTGGGCTGACTTTGGGTGAGGCTATAGAGACCATTGGTCGCCGGACGGGGTAGACGCCCTTGACTATAAACTACAGCCAGCAGCATCACCAATCCCAGCATCGGCCAGAAGTGGCGCGGTACTTGCCAGAGATAACGGGGAAGAAAAATTGTTGCGAGGATTGTCCCCAAGGCGATCGCCCCAACCAATAACCCCCACTGCAGCAAAGAAGGTTGCGGGTTCAGTGGCCCCCAAAATCCCGTTAAACCAAGACCAATGAGATATCCAAGACAGAGGACGATACCACGCTGAAAAACCATAGGCAAAGAAAGCAAATCTGCAAGCAAAGGTACAAAAACTTGCCCACAAGCTTAGCTCGACTTTATCCATGGGAATTGGGGAGGAAACGGTAGAAGGACTCAGAGTAGAAAATTTGTGTGAATCAATGACTATGCCGTTGAGCACCAAGAATGGGCCATCCTCTGTATTACCGTCGATTTTCGCGAGCCATCCCCAAATGAGCACCATAAAAATCCGCATTGACATTGCTAAAGACCTCCAAGGCAGAACCCTATGCGCGTCATAGTGTTGTTTCTCTCACCCGTGACCAGGGTTGTTCGTTGACTCCCTAAAAAGGCGATCGTCTTCTCAAAATCACATACCATTAAATATGGATCTTTGGCAGGCTTGCAGTCATGAGTTACCAAAACATTATTACAATCGAGCCAGATAAGCGAGGAAAAAACCTTGAAAAAATTAGCGGCTATGTTGTGATCAATGTTGTTTAAATATAGATGGGTATAGATCATCAACAAAAGTGACTATAGGAGAAGCTGGCAAAACTTTATCTAAGAGAAAATTATCCAGTACACTTAAAGGTATACTTGCCTGCATTCCAATATTAGGAATTAATCCGGCAAGGGTAGACATACCTAGTCGTAAAAATTTGCCTGTATTAGTATTTAAGTTGACTCCAAGTTTTGCCCGAATACTATTCAATTCTTGAAGGATCTCTTTCTCTTTAACTTCTTCAATATCTTTTAACCAATTTCGAAAAAGTTTAAGTTCGTCACTTTGTCTAACCTTCATTAATTTATTAATATCAATCTTGGGATTGGATTCTGCAATTATTTTAGGGTGTCTTTTTAGGTTTAAAATAGAATCGAAATTTGCTTCGAGCTTATTGGGGTCATCCTTTTTAAAGAAAATATACTCCAACCTATTTTTCAACAGATCTATTTCGTCTCGCATAAAACAAGATAAAGCATTGTGCATGTTCATTTCTGCCATACGCAGATTGAAATTCCCGATTCCCAACACCGCCTTTTCAACAATTTTATATATTTCTGTTTCGTTTAGAGAGCACAGATCACTCAAGTTAGTCTCGACTTTGAAAATAGATTTGTCTACTTGATGTAGTTTAATATCAAAAATTTCTGAATCTAATTCCATGCTATATTCTTTTTTTAAAACATTTAAGGTCGCAA
It encodes the following:
- a CDS encoding ComEC/Rec2 family competence protein, producing MVFQRGIVLCLGYLIGLGLTGFWGPLNPQPSLLQWGLLVGAIALGTILATIFLPRYLWQVPRHFWPMLGLVMLLAVVYSQGRLPRPATNGLYSLTQSQPSLLQSPVEIQGQIYRSITTQEPNKQRFWFRVQNVNLGQNVAPQKENLYVTLSGDFSQFKLGDRLQLTGRLYKPQPPQNKFAFSFPDYLRQNNTFLGFSAWEAALTRREESLTEILRQRIQRSHREFLPDKPASLLSSMVLGRQTTNLDPEIYDLWVKAGLAYTVAASGFHVSLLLGVVLWLLRNQEEKTQFYGAAGTLLGYVLLTGFQASILRAALMGMGGLVALVLDRKVKPIGLLLMTATVLLLIKPLWLWDLGFQLSFLATFGLFTTLEPLQKKLDFLPPTVATAIAIPMAASIWTLPLLAYKFNVIATYSIPTSIVLSPVIGLVSLGGMVSGAVGLLIPELGGAIAYGLGWPLRGMIWLVEQVVALPGSQASVAALPLPQLLVFYGVMLLIWRSPWAQKQARPLIGGLLILFVTVLVYRHFNTTQVTIFGDRQTPIIVAQAGGKTLVINVGSPGFWEYTLEPFLRRSGLNQIDGLLSLTPPDPAAQTVDFSGELPIKQRFSLPQSPDKVTILRPLEPKRFGPIRLQLLQEDLHILEIRLQGQAFYLLSKQTADADFIAQWNPAILIAKAADLDFKIWQTLKPQKAIAIGSPQGHFLAPNRIVYWSETDGTIQWTPRQGLSSLAPNLP
- the gyrA gene encoding DNA gyrase subunit A; translated protein: MTSPQERIIPTDLSNEMSRSYLEYAMSVIVGRALPDARDGLKPVHRRILYAMYELGLTPDRPFRKCARVVGEVLGKYHPHGDTAVYDALVRMAQDFSMRDPLINGHGNFGSIDNDPAAAMRYTECRLQSLATNALLRDIESETVDFADNFDGSQQEPVVLPSRIPQLLVNGSSGIAVGMATNIPPHNLGEIIDGVTALIHNPEITIKELMQFIPAPDFPTGAQILGRSGIKDAYMTGRGSITMRGVAEIETLRQNGREKEAIIVTQLPYQTNKAALIERIADMVNDKKIDGISDIRDESDRQGMRIVIELKRDAYPRVVLNNLYKHTPLQANFGANMLALVNGEPQLLNLKQFLQVFLDFRVEVITRRTRYELRKAQERDHILQGLLIALDNLDAVIHLIRQAADTAIARQGLMDGYNLSQAQADAILQMQLRRLTALEADKIEAEHQDLLLKITDLEDILARRERVYAIIEAELTEIKTIHQSDRRTELVLDDGDLQDIDLIANEQAAILLTEQGYIKRMPVATFDAQNRATRGKAATKMKEDDGVDHFLTCCDHDHVLFFTERGVVYSLSAYQIPQSSRTARGLPAIQLLPIPKDEKITAMLAVSEFTEDEYLVMLTQNGYIKKTALSAFAKIRSNGLIAISLEDGDELRWVRLARQEDSIIVASSEGMAIHFQADHNQLRPLGRSTRGVRAMKLKSDDDKLVSMDIVSSQITAAIAAADTAEDEDDNEEVTENVDQGPWVIAVTTKGFGKRVPVGRFRLQNRAGVGLRAIKFKSKADRLASLRIVNPEDELMLVTGRGIMIRQAVESISLQSRSATGVRVQRLDGDDAIVAVALVPPPAEEDGLETVDMTAEEE